A window of uncultured Litoreibacter sp. contains these coding sequences:
- a CDS encoding HD family hydrolase, producing MKQPRAWQRMLSGRRLDLLDPTPMDIEIDDIAHGLSFVARWNGQTFGEFPYSVAEHSVLVERLFTAMNPSQPAKWQLAALLHDAPEYVIGDMISPVKAAVGPGYAELDDRLTAAIHIRFGLPATIPAQIKKQIKKADKISAWLEATQIAGFSIEESNKFFGAPATDLRLPTTLKPRPPMEVKADFIARFNELMP from the coding sequence ATGAAACAACCACGTGCATGGCAAAGGATGCTGTCGGGCCGCAGGCTGGACCTGCTGGACCCAACCCCTATGGATATCGAGATTGACGACATCGCCCACGGGCTGTCCTTCGTTGCGCGCTGGAACGGGCAAACCTTCGGTGAGTTCCCCTATTCCGTCGCAGAACACTCCGTTTTGGTGGAACGTCTGTTCACCGCGATGAACCCCTCGCAACCCGCCAAATGGCAGCTGGCCGCGCTGCTTCACGATGCGCCGGAATATGTGATCGGTGACATGATCTCGCCGGTAAAAGCCGCCGTCGGCCCCGGCTATGCGGAGCTCGACGACCGGCTGACGGCGGCCATCCATATCCGCTTTGGGCTGCCCGCAACAATCCCCGCGCAGATCAAGAAGCAGATCAAGAAGGCCGACAAAATCTCCGCCTGGCTGGAGGCCACCCAGATCGCAGGCTTCTCCATCGAGGAAAGCAACAAGTTCTTCGGCGCGCCCGCCACCGACCTACGGCTGCCCACAACGCTGAAACCGCGCCCGCCGATGGAGGTAAAAGCCGACTTCATCGCCCGCTTCAACGAGCTGATGCCATGA
- a CDS encoding DUF2853 family protein has protein sequence MGKRDDLIAQYADDLKNKCGMTPDMDLLTKVTIGCGPAIYNADASTVAGSQEEELETVKNNFLIKKLGLSDSPALMDAINAVLTTYGQSERNKYRAVVYYMLTKHFGKESVYG, from the coding sequence ATGGGCAAGAGAGACGACCTGATCGCGCAATATGCGGACGACCTGAAGAACAAATGTGGCATGACGCCAGACATGGACCTGTTGACGAAAGTCACCATCGGTTGCGGTCCGGCGATTTACAACGCGGACGCGTCCACTGTCGCGGGCAGCCAGGAGGAAGAGCTGGAAACCGTGAAAAACAACTTCCTGATCAAGAAGCTGGGCCTGTCTGACAGCCCCGCATTGATGGACGCGATCAACGCGGTTCTAACCACATACGGCCAATCCGAGCGCAACAAATACCGCGCGGTTGTCTATTACATGCTGACCAAGCATTTCGGCAAAGAGTCCGTTTACGGCTAA
- a CDS encoding GNAT family N-acetyltransferase, with translation MIIRPATPADVPRLIDILNQIIEIGGTTAYQDPLDAGYLDRFFTGNSKTFLHVAENVDGIQGMQWMDALDPPNDHIGGIATFADPTTTQRGVGTALFDITRAASLAAGYSELYAKIRADNTGGLAYYEKMGFRDHLVDRAVPLKDGTPVNRITKRLKLDPSH, from the coding sequence ATGATCATTCGACCCGCGACCCCTGCCGATGTGCCCCGCCTCATCGACATCCTGAACCAGATCATCGAGATCGGCGGCACCACCGCATATCAAGACCCGCTGGACGCGGGATATCTGGACCGTTTCTTCACGGGCAACAGCAAAACTTTCCTGCATGTCGCCGAGAACGTGGATGGCATTCAGGGCATGCAATGGATGGACGCGCTGGATCCGCCCAATGACCATATTGGCGGCATCGCCACTTTTGCCGATCCCACCACCACCCAACGCGGCGTCGGAACCGCCCTCTTTGACATCACCAGGGCCGCAAGTCTGGCAGCGGGCTACTCCGAGCTCTACGCCAAGATACGCGCCGACAATACGGGCGGGCTGGCCTATTACGAAAAGATGGGCTTCCGGGACCATTTGGTGGACCGCGCTGTTCCCCTGAAAGACGGCACCCCGGTGAACCGCATCACAAAACGCCTAAAACTCGACCCGTCTCATTAA
- the ahcY gene encoding adenosylhomocysteinase, whose amino-acid sequence MANDYVVKDINLAEFGRKELDIAETEMPGLMSLREEYGESKPLTGARIVGSLHMTIQTAVLIETLVELGADVRWASCNIFSTQDHAAAAIAAGGTPVFAIKGQSLEEHWDYLDKSFMFEEGPNLILDDGGDATLYILLGARAEAGEDVIPVPGSEEEVAIKAQIKKRMEASPGWFTKMRDQIVGVSEETTTGVHRLYDLFKNGQLPFPAINVNDSVTKSKFDNKYGCKESLVDGIRRATDTMMAGKVAVVMGYGDVGKGSAASLAGAGARVKVTEVDPICALQAAMDGFEVVLLEDVVSTADVFITTTGNKDVIRIEHMREMKDMAIVGNIGHFDNEIQVAALKNHKWTNIKEQVDMIEMPNGHRLILLSEGRLLNLGNATGHPSFVMSASFTNQVLAQIELWTNGEAYKNEVYILPKHLDEKVARLHLARIGVKLSKLDKEQADYIGVAQDGPFKPEHYRY is encoded by the coding sequence ATGGCCAATGACTACGTTGTAAAAGACATCAACCTTGCGGAATTTGGCCGCAAGGAGCTGGATATCGCTGAAACCGAAATGCCGGGGCTGATGTCTCTGCGCGAGGAATATGGCGAGAGCAAGCCTTTGACGGGCGCCCGCATCGTGGGTTCGCTGCACATGACCATCCAGACGGCCGTGCTGATTGAGACGCTTGTTGAGCTGGGTGCCGATGTGCGCTGGGCGTCGTGCAACATCTTCTCCACCCAAGATCACGCGGCTGCGGCGATTGCGGCGGGCGGCACGCCTGTGTTTGCGATCAAAGGCCAGTCCCTGGAAGAGCATTGGGACTACCTGGACAAGTCGTTCATGTTCGAAGAGGGCCCGAACCTGATTTTGGACGATGGCGGCGACGCGACATTGTACATCCTGCTGGGTGCGCGCGCCGAAGCGGGCGAAGACGTGATTCCCGTGCCGGGGTCAGAGGAAGAAGTGGCGATCAAGGCGCAGATCAAGAAGCGCATGGAAGCCAGCCCCGGTTGGTTCACCAAGATGCGGGACCAGATTGTTGGCGTCTCTGAGGAGACCACCACCGGCGTTCACCGCCTGTATGATCTGTTCAAGAACGGCCAGCTGCCATTCCCTGCGATCAACGTGAACGATTCGGTCACCAAATCGAAATTCGACAACAAATACGGCTGTAAGGAATCGCTGGTCGACGGCATCCGCCGTGCGACCGACACGATGATGGCCGGTAAAGTGGCTGTCGTCATGGGGTATGGCGATGTGGGCAAAGGCTCGGCAGCGTCGCTGGCGGGTGCGGGTGCACGCGTCAAAGTCACCGAAGTTGACCCGATCTGCGCGTTGCAGGCGGCGATGGACGGCTTTGAGGTTGTGCTGCTGGAAGACGTTGTCTCCACGGCTGACGTGTTCATCACCACCACCGGCAACAAGGACGTGATCCGCATCGAGCATATGCGCGAGATGAAGGACATGGCGATTGTGGGCAACATTGGCCACTTCGACAACGAGATCCAGGTTGCCGCGCTGAAGAACCACAAATGGACCAACATCAAAGAGCAGGTGGACATGATCGAGATGCCGAACGGGCACCGTCTGATCCTGCTGTCCGAGGGCCGTTTGCTGAACCTTGGCAACGCCACGGGCCACCCCTCGTTTGTGATGTCGGCATCGTTCACCAACCAGGTTCTGGCGCAGATCGAGCTGTGGACCAACGGCGAGGCCTACAAGAACGAGGTCTACATCCTGCCAAAGCATCTGGACGAGAAAGTGGCGCGTTTGCACCTGGCCCGCATCGGCGTGAAGCTGTCGAAGCTGGACAAAGAGCAGGCGGACTATATTGGCGTGGCGCAAGACGGCCCGTTCAAGCCAGAGCATTACCGCTACTAA
- a CDS encoding DUF922 domain-containing protein: MKRLTSFIIVSGLLAAPAFAAPKITEQTKTYPVSATTATGLKAEMERRGPKGFWAYTSWNIRWTAGCAVRVKVVYTLPKHKNPSAMSPAVRKAFDAMLAALVDHEKQHGANGINAAREIDRAGCNGGQRIIRKYNKADRDLDRRTNHGAKTGVILR; this comes from the coding sequence GTGAAGCGTCTCACTTCATTCATCATTGTGTCGGGGCTGCTTGCGGCCCCGGCATTCGCTGCCCCGAAAATCACGGAGCAGACCAAGACCTACCCCGTCAGCGCGACCACCGCGACCGGCCTGAAGGCGGAGATGGAGCGGCGCGGGCCGAAAGGCTTCTGGGCCTATACCAGCTGGAACATCCGCTGGACCGCCGGATGCGCGGTCCGTGTGAAAGTGGTCTACACGCTGCCCAAACACAAAAACCCGTCCGCCATGAGCCCCGCCGTGCGCAAGGCGTTCGATGCGATGTTGGCCGCCCTTGTGGACCACGAGAAGCAACATGGCGCCAACGGCATCAACGCCGCGCGCGAGATTGACCGCGCGGGTTGCAATGGCGGGCAGCGCATCATCCGCAAATACAACAAGGCGGACCGCGATCTTGACCGGCGCACCAACCATGGGGCCAAGACCGGCGTGATTCTGCGGTGA
- a CDS encoding extensin family protein, translating into MRAFLRLAVAVAGLCLIGGLGFLALTHPSTPVPREWNPTKRLYLSDPVTLMTPWKLDAATSEAALCKEVLAEGRVTFRDMADREISELCHIRGRVTLEAVGAARLKPVETTCAVALRTAMWERHGLQPAAQAHLGTTITGIGHFSSYNCRQIRSTGGTGGRMSLHATAEAIDVFGFTLADGRQLVMKRDWDRENAFFKAARDSACTWFKTTLGPDYNALHADHFHLQSRGWGTCR; encoded by the coding sequence GTGAGGGCGTTTCTGCGACTGGCGGTCGCGGTCGCGGGGCTTTGCCTTATCGGGGGGCTGGGCTTCCTGGCCCTGACCCACCCCAGCACCCCGGTACCGCGCGAATGGAACCCAACCAAGCGCCTTTACCTGTCCGACCCTGTGACCTTGATGACGCCGTGGAAGCTGGACGCGGCCACCTCGGAGGCCGCGCTTTGCAAGGAGGTACTGGCCGAGGGGCGGGTGACGTTTCGCGACATGGCTGACCGGGAGATCTCGGAACTGTGTCACATCCGCGGACGTGTGACGTTGGAGGCCGTGGGGGCCGCGCGCTTGAAACCGGTGGAGACAACCTGCGCTGTGGCCCTGCGCACCGCCATGTGGGAACGCCACGGGTTGCAACCGGCGGCACAAGCACATCTGGGCACGACCATCACCGGGATCGGGCATTTCTCCAGCTACAACTGCCGCCAAATCCGCAGCACGGGCGGCACTGGCGGCAGAATGAGCCTGCATGCCACGGCGGAGGCCATTGACGTGTTTGGCTTTACGCTGGCGGATGGCCGCCAACTGGTGATGAAGCGCGACTGGGACCGGGAAAACGCGTTTTTCAAAGCGGCGCGGGACAGCGCATGTACCTGGTTCAAGACAACTTTGGGCCCCGATTACAACGCGCTCCATGCCGACCATTTTCATCTGCAGTCGCGCGGTTGGGGCACCTGCCGGTAA